aaatgatAAGCATATATGAATggatttaattacttttatatatatatatatatatatatatatatatatatatatatatatatatatatatatatatattcaatgaataataattatttgggtaatgtttaaaaaatagtcaagcaaaattaaaaaaataaaagtaaaatgaaattgtatataaactaaactattattttttttaaaagttaggaaatcttttttataaatgtattcGTGTATAAACCGATTTTagaaatatgataataattaaaattgcacgaccttttgaattttgaattaagGTAGGGATGCTACACTtctagaaactttttttttcttacttttattattttcaatgatttagaggagaaaagtaagaataagAAAGATGTAGTGTGAAAGATTGGATAAAAGAGACGCAATGGTTGAAGAATGACTAATATGCGGGAAGAGTCAATGAGCTTGGAAAATTAGGATATTCTTATTTctcttatcataaaaaatagacATACCATTTAAAATGCTCatatttttcagttttctttgtttgtttatgCGTTAATAcgagttttaatattatttaaaagaaaatcctaGTGCAATACATGTAATTTGtgggaaaagaaaatattataatgaaataaaagttcAGTATCTAATAATAAGATGTAATCGATTTTATTGAAAGGGGAGTTACAAAAATCTCCTTTGTatccataaataaataacaataataatactgTCATATCAAAGAAATATAATTGGTGAGAGAAAAAATGGGAAACAATTAGGAAATGTGATTCTTAAATAATAccattcttaattaaataaaatttataacaactTCAAAAATTCAGTATCTATTTTATCTTCATCtctgataaaaaataaatcaataataaacaagttagcaaataaaaaattgttaaatgatacaaaaatttagagaaaaaaactaataatgataagttaaagaaaaggaaaatgtatctataacaacttttttataacacaaataatgacaataatctgttgtaaaaaaattattaaaatatcgtaatcctaaaaaaattatgagactCTTAGATATATGTCACTAACTTTTGGTTTAAATGAGTTGttcaatatttttagaaaaaaaaattctttattttagtatgcatttatttttatttaattttaggttattgtttttattaaactCATGACAACATCAACTTTAATCATAGGTTCGGCCCCAATGAAAAGTAGGCTGGGTCttattttactataattaatttgcatttttattttttgattcgTTCAATTTAAACTCATAATATAAATTCTAAGAGCCCATGACTTTTTTACTCACTATAAtccctttattatttttttctttatatgtcTAATAAAATAACTATGATAAGTTTATTGCTTTTCAtaattgtataatataatatctagACTGGTTAATAAAATGAGCTAATTGTATTTAGGATTGGATAAAAAATACTGTATTATACtatagttaattgtactatattatactaaaaagaacGAAATCATTTctctataacttaaatatactattttatggttcagtttttaaaaaatgaacttcataaattttcataaatttagcAGTAAAGTGTAGTACAGTTCCATTTGCCCACCCCTAACTGTACTGGGTCGTAATTGGGTTGGAAAATGCGTGACTTATGTCAAAGTTTCAAGGCAGGATTAATGCATTAATGTGCTAATAAGTAATTGGTCAGTAATCTAACAATGGTGAGTAATCTAACAAAGAATAGCAGGATGATCAAATATGagtaaagatattgataagttgTTTATTTGCAACCAACCTAATCTACAGGTAagtctgtttttattttattgagctTGAATTATGGGATGACTTATAAATAAAGGATCAGGATTAACAACCAGATACCTTCAACTCATACTCTTGAACACTTAATAATGATAATCATTCACTAACATTCATTGTGAACAGAAACTCTTCAACACACGCCTAACTTGAACGGAAAAACATTCCTCTCTATCTAAAAATGAAGGCAACAAAACGATCAAGTTGAAAGTGGGCGAGCCTTTCAAAATTAGTCTCTCGGACCTACAAAATCTatacaaacaataataattatattaaaagatattctTGCACCAATTTTTTATTTCGCTCAATTGCTTTACAGATAGATTTACTTTTAAACTCACTTGCACTACTCCTTCAACCATGCGTATATCATCTCTAGAGAGAGAACATGTCGCGTTATCTCTTTCAACAGTTGACTCCAGAATTTgtagaaaatttcaaaatgatgaGATATACACACGGccgaaaaattatattattttaatattggtcGGATTGACccatatttgtattatattttaatcataaatataattatataatttttatgccAAACGTTTAAACAATGTAAGAAGCAATTGACAGGATCATAAGGAAGAAATGGTGTTGTgaatataaaaaggaaatggAAGCTCAAAGTTAGATAGATATATCTCTTGCTGATTTGCAAACCAAAACGCGACAGTGTCCAAATTCCGAAACGTTCAAGGCGCTGCCTAACTTTGACATAGTGCAGTGCAACCTAACAAGTTagcattaattataaaatggtCAAAACGAAAACGTTAACCTTTTGGATCAAGCAGAAGATTCTCCATAAATACCCTCATTCTCCATAATCCCATTTGCAAAATAATCCAACAAAAAAATGTCTTCCACGAAGCTTTTTtccacttttcttttctcactaaCCTTATCTCTCATTCTCCAAACCTCTTTTGGAGCTGACCCTCTCTTCCATTTCTGTTCAAATTCTCAGAATTTCACAGCCAATAGTCCATATGAATCAAACTTGAAAAGTGTCATCAACTCGCTCATCTACAAGACCCCTTCATCAGGATTTGGTGTTGCCTCTGTGGGCATAGACCAAAACCAGAAAGCATATGGTCTTGCTCTTTGCCGTGGTGACGTATCAGCCTCAGAATGTAAAACCTGTGTTTCTGAGGCACCCAAGGAAATCCTTAATCGCTGTCCGTACAACAAAGGTGGCATCATTTGGTACGACCACTGCATGTTCAAGTACTTGGACACTGATTTCTTTGGCAAAATTGACTACACAAACAGGTTCTACATGTGGAACCTGAACAATGTGAGTGACCCTTCATCGTTTAACTACAAGACTAGAGAGTTATTGAGCCAGCTTGCGGAGAAAGCTTATGTTAACAGCAACTTGTATGCAACTGGAGAGATATATCTTGAGAATTCAGTGACCCTTTATGGGTTGACTCAGTGCACCAGAGACCTTTCAAGCAATGATTGCAAGAAGTGTCTTGATGATGCCATTGACGAGCTCCCGAATTGCTGTGATGGCAAAGAAGGAGGTAGGGTTGTGAGTGGAAGTTGCAACTTTCGTTATGAGATATACCCTTTTGTCAAAGAGTAGATACATACTCCTTTTTTATTCAGTCTCAtcggttatatatatataaaccttgTTATGTTAATTAAGTAATCatgaataaatttatgaattatttatatttttttttatcgaatctttcattttacttatttgaacataatttttatttcttaaatttagtttaagCAATTTTGGtcatatatttctaattaaacCATTCAAGTTCTTGAATATTGTGTTTAAAAGAagattgataaaagaaaagaaaaacaacatacCGATTTATACTGATTTggttcaattttaatttatatccaATTTTCTTCCAAACAACATCAACTTAGAAGATATTTATactataataaaagaatttataaaattataattacgtCTTAATAATtctaaacatttaaatatcaagAACTTGATACACTTATATCAAGAACCAAACTCTAAATATAATGTTTCATACaattacatcaaaattattatttacataataaatataatttaaagaatgaaaaaaatgtggAAAGTAAATAAATTGAGTACACCTGAAGTATAGATGTTAAAAATCAGTCCTATCCAAGCAATAATTCaaattcttaataaattatCGAAATATTCataatgattaataa
This DNA window, taken from Vigna radiata var. radiata cultivar VC1973A chromosome 5, Vradiata_ver6, whole genome shotgun sequence, encodes the following:
- the LOC106760664 gene encoding cysteine-rich repeat secretory protein 38, which gives rise to MSSTKLFSTFLFSLTLSLILQTSFGADPLFHFCSNSQNFTANSPYESNLKSVINSLIYKTPSSGFGVASVGIDQNQKAYGLALCRGDVSASECKTCVSEAPKEILNRCPYNKGGIIWYDHCMFKYLDTDFFGKIDYTNRFYMWNLNNVSDPSSFNYKTRELLSQLAEKAYVNSNLYATGEIYLENSVTLYGLTQCTRDLSSNDCKKCLDDAIDELPNCCDGKEGGRVVSGSCNFRYEIYPFVKE